The following are from one region of the Streptomyces decoyicus genome:
- a CDS encoding SCO family protein produces MHRRTLLASALAAAAALSLTACNSDESKPAADVSGGTAAKPIVTLDSPMEKPDLVLTDSDGKKYDLLEKTKGHPTLVYFGYTNCPDVCPLTMANIAVAVKQLPPAEQKDLRVVFVTSDPERDTPAALKKWLAGIDKDFVGLTGKFDTIQAGARSVNIGIEKPVKKKNGDVVSTHGAQVLLSSPKDDKVHWMGMQEATSDNYTKALPKIVKGQNP; encoded by the coding sequence ATGCACAGAAGGACCCTGCTCGCGTCCGCCCTCGCGGCGGCCGCGGCCCTCAGCCTGACCGCCTGCAACAGCGACGAGAGCAAGCCCGCCGCCGACGTCTCCGGCGGCACCGCGGCCAAGCCGATCGTCACGCTCGACAGCCCGATGGAGAAGCCGGACCTCGTCCTGACCGACTCCGACGGCAAGAAGTACGACCTGCTGGAGAAGACCAAGGGCCACCCGACGCTGGTCTACTTCGGCTACACCAACTGCCCGGACGTCTGTCCGCTGACGATGGCCAACATCGCGGTCGCGGTGAAGCAGCTGCCGCCGGCCGAACAGAAGGACCTGCGGGTCGTCTTCGTCACCTCCGACCCGGAGCGTGACACCCCGGCCGCGCTCAAGAAGTGGCTCGCCGGCATCGACAAGGACTTCGTCGGCCTGACCGGCAAGTTCGACACCATCCAGGCCGGCGCGCGCAGCGTGAACATCGGGATCGAGAAGCCGGTCAAGAAGAAGAACGGCGATGTCGTCTCCACCCACGGCGCGCAGGTCCTGCTGAGCTCCCCCAAGGACGACAAGGTCCACTGGATGGGCATGCAGGAGGCGACCTCCGACAACTACACCAAGGCACTTCCGAAGATCGTCAAGGGGCAGAACCCGTGA
- a CDS encoding YcnI family copper-binding membrane protein produces the protein MSKNSKMAKMSQQQSNGSSARRLARRLPLVGAAAAGSVLLLAGPAFAHVSVQPAGPAAKGGYATVNFKVPNEKDDASTVKLEVTLPTDHPLASVMPQPVPGWKVNVTKTKLAKPIEMHGEKITEAPSKITWTAEDKGVEPGQFQQFPVSVGQLPEDADEVVFKALQTYDNKDVVRWIEPTKEGAPEPENPAPVLKLSAAEEDGHGAAGAADKASATAGMKNTAAAADASGSDTTARVLGAIGIVVGIIGVGFGVFAGRRRSA, from the coding sequence ATGTCGAAGAACTCGAAGATGGCGAAGATGTCGCAGCAGCAGTCGAACGGGTCGTCCGCGCGCCGGCTCGCGCGGCGGCTGCCGCTCGTGGGCGCCGCCGCGGCCGGCAGTGTGCTGCTGCTCGCCGGCCCGGCCTTCGCGCACGTCAGCGTGCAGCCTGCGGGCCCGGCCGCCAAGGGCGGCTATGCGACCGTCAACTTCAAGGTGCCCAACGAGAAGGACGACGCCTCGACGGTGAAGCTCGAGGTCACGCTGCCGACCGACCACCCGCTGGCGTCCGTGATGCCGCAGCCGGTGCCCGGCTGGAAGGTGAACGTCACCAAGACCAAGCTCGCCAAGCCCATCGAGATGCACGGCGAGAAGATCACCGAGGCGCCCTCGAAGATCACCTGGACCGCCGAGGACAAGGGCGTCGAGCCCGGCCAGTTCCAGCAGTTCCCGGTCTCCGTCGGGCAGCTGCCCGAGGACGCCGACGAGGTCGTCTTCAAGGCCCTCCAGACGTACGACAACAAGGACGTCGTGCGCTGGATCGAGCCGACGAAGGAGGGCGCCCCGGAGCCGGAGAACCCGGCGCCGGTCCTCAAGCTCAGCGCGGCCGAGGAGGACGGCCACGGCGCCGCCGGCGCGGCGGACAAGGCCAGCGCCACGGCCGGCATGAAGAACACGGCCGCCGCCGCGGACGCGTCGGGCAGTGACACCACGGCGCGCGTCCTGGGCGCCATCGGCATCGTCGTCGGCATCATCGGGGTCGGCTTCGGCGTGTTCGCCGGCCGGCGCCGCAGCGCCTGA
- a CDS encoding ATP-binding protein yields the protein MSIWWSLHLRREAASVPLARRLLLGTMETAGVDPDICYDLAVALSEACANAVEHGGDATEDYRVTAFIDGDTCRIEVTDSGPGFRHCPAPPAPPHTAADRALPPAPVPTPAQAPAFAEDGRGLFLIEALTDHVRYRNRTGRPGAVVSFDKILKWREGAALPLAS from the coding sequence ATGAGCATCTGGTGGTCACTCCATTTGCGCCGTGAGGCCGCGAGCGTGCCGCTGGCCCGTCGTCTGCTCCTGGGCACGATGGAGACAGCGGGCGTCGACCCGGACATCTGTTACGACCTCGCGGTGGCCCTCTCCGAGGCCTGCGCGAACGCCGTGGAGCACGGCGGCGACGCCACCGAGGACTACCGCGTCACGGCCTTCATCGACGGCGACACCTGCCGTATCGAAGTCACCGACTCGGGCCCCGGCTTCCGCCACTGTCCCGCGCCCCCCGCCCCACCCCATACCGCAGCGGACCGCGCCCTCCCGCCGGCCCCCGTGCCCACCCCCGCACAGGCCCCCGCCTTTGCCGAGGACGGCCGGGGGCTCTTTCTGATCGAGGCCCTCACCGACCACGTCCGCTACCGCAACCGGACGGGCCGCCCCGGCGCGGTCGTCAGCTTCGACAAGATCCTCAAGTGGCGCGAGGGGGCGGCGCTTCCTCTGGCGTCGTGA
- a CDS encoding WXG100 family type VII secretion target, with protein sequence MAKDLDVTYEDMRAAAKKMNREKERIEDKLQDLKSYIDGLLENGFVTRQASKKFGHDFEEFKQGMSKTNEGLDGLAQYLEKAADSFENLDSELGK encoded by the coding sequence ATGGCTAAAGACCTCGATGTCACATATGAGGACATGCGGGCCGCCGCGAAGAAGATGAACCGCGAGAAGGAGCGCATCGAGGACAAGCTCCAGGACCTCAAGAGCTACATCGACGGCCTGCTCGAGAACGGCTTCGTCACCCGGCAGGCATCGAAGAAGTTCGGCCATGACTTCGAGGAGTTCAAGCAGGGCATGTCGAAGACCAACGAGGGTCTCGACGGCCTGGCCCAGTACCTGGAGAAGGCTGCGGACTCCTTCGAGAACCTCGACTCGGAGCTCGGCAAGTAA